In Papio anubis isolate 15944 chromosome 17, Panubis1.0, whole genome shotgun sequence, the following are encoded in one genomic region:
- the LYZL6 gene encoding lysozyme-like protein 6, whose amino-acid sequence MTKVLLIYLVSSFLALNQASLISRCDLAQVLQLEDLDGFEGYSLSDWLCLAFVESKFNISKINENADGSFDYGLFQINGHYWCNDYRSHSENLCQVDCQDLLNPNLLAGIHCAKRIVSGARGMNNWVEWRLHCSGRPLSYWLTGCRLG is encoded by the exons ATGACAAAGGTGCTACTCATCTACTTGGTCAGCAGCTTTCTTGCCCTAAATCAGGCCAGCCTCATCAGTCGCTGTGACTTGGCCCAGGTGCTGCAGCTGGAGGACTTGGATGGGTTTGAGGGTTACTCCCTGAGTGACT GGCTGTGCCTGGCTTTTGTGGAAAGCAAATTCAACATatcaaagataaatgaaaacgcAGATGGAAGCTTTGACTATGGCCTCTTCCAGATCAACGGCCACTACTGGTGCAACGATTATAGGAGTCACTCGGAAAACCTTTGCCAGGTGGACTGTCAAG aTCTGCTCAATCCCAACCTTCTCGCAGGCATCCACTGTGCAAAAAGGATTGTATCCGGAGCACGGGGGATGAACAACTG GGTAGAATGGAGGTTGCACTGTTCAGGCCGGCCACTCTCCTACTGGCTGACAGGATGCCGACTGGGATGA